The genomic interval CGGAAAAGGGCCCCGCGATGAGGGAGCCCAGGCCCATGCCGACGAGGTAGAGGCCCGTGGCGAGCGACTCGGCGACCTGGCTGACGCCGAGATCCTGCGCGGCCTGCGGAAGAACCGTGGCGTCGATGCCGGACGCGGAGCCGACGAAGAGGGCGATGAGGGAGATTTGGAGCGTCACGCCGATGCGCTTCGCCGTGGGCCAGTTGTGCGGGTCCAAGGGGTCGTCCGGCCCCGCCCAGCCGACGACGAAGACACGACCGCCGTGGCCCTCTTCACCGGTCCGGTCCCGGACGTGGATGCCGGTTAGGACGCGGCCGAGGGCTGTGCCTTCGGAGTGTTCTGTCCGTGCCGTCTGGCTTCGTTCGACGTTTGGACCGGAGGCATCGTACTCCCCTTCATGATTCCGGTGGTCGTTGCTTTCGGGTTTGGTGGTGGTAGTACTGCCTAGTGATTCCAAGAGTGGACTTGCtcgcttctcctcctcctgtGATGAAGAAGATTGATTCTCAAGGTCCCTGCCTATACCGTCATGCGGCCTTTCTTGTGCTGTTGAGGATTGTGCTTTTCCAATGTCTCTGTCGATTTGCGCCTGGGCTTCAACGCCCGCACGCCGGCGTTGTAGAAAAGATTGCATCCTATTCCCCAATAGGTTTCTCCTCAGGTAAACCTAGTAGAGCGCCAGGGGAACATACTTCCTGGATCTCAGATTCAGCTGATATGGGTGTGATGTCTCTTTAGAGTTGGAACTGTTACAGACGGCAGCGGAAGGAACACCGAGAAAGTTGCAATATTGAGTCATTGAGGATTAGCAAGACTGATACGTGACTTCATACCGAGCGCGACAGGGAAGttgcctctctctctttctcccaCTTTGCATTCTACTAGATCCCGGTTTATTCCCACAAGGCTAATAATAGAAAGCTCCATCAATGACGGTGAGGCAACCTTTGCCAGCGATAACGCTGGGCTCCTTGGTGCCGAGCTAAGAGAAAATTCCAGTACTCGGAGATCTCGGTTTTACGCAGAGATTGGCTCCAATGCGTGCCTGTCTGCGCGTGGTAGGGCGTTCAAACTTCATGGTTCATAAGCTGCAGGTCCCAGGTCGCTCCGGAAATTCCACTTTTTTTTTCAACGCGAGGACGCGAGCCGCGAATAATCGACTTTGCATCGACGCTGATTTGCCATGTGCCAAAACGCAAGTGTACTGTTCTGTTCCCACTCGTCCGGATAAGGCAAGTATACCAGTCCGAAGCAAAGACACACATTAATGATCTCAAGGTTGCAATCGGCTCCGAGCGGTGTTTGCCCCCCGCCCGCTTCCGTGTTCACCAATTGCGTTCACTGATTCGGATACAATGGCACCTGCCAACCTCATTCTTCTGGGCTGTTATACACTCACTTCCCCACTGTAGCGGATACAGATATCGCAGCGTATGAGGAAGCGAGAGCGATGAAAGCGGGCTTCTATCCGGCTTCCTGGACGAGCCGCTGAGAGACCTGAACGAGATTCGCTCGTCCGGGTCGATCTCGGCCTCGTTTGGGCTGACAAAAAGCGGCCCGGAGGCGGGCCCGGATGGCTCTTCCGCAAATAGTGGGGGCTTCGGGCCGAGATGTCTCTATGTCGTAATGTGCAGCACGTCACAACGCATTTTCTCATATACGCGCTTGCTTGAATACTGACATGTTTTTCTCATCTGACTCCATGAATGGATTACTATCTAcgctttttcttcttctacaAAGTTGCAGCTCTCTTCTTCAAGGTCTCCGCAATGACAGGCCTAGCTCTGAGCCTGTCCATCCACGCGGCCGTGTTCGGGAACTCCTTTGCAAAATCGATCTGATCCGCAAATGCACCAGGAACCTTCATGTTATACCACGGGTAGAACGCGACATTGAACCAAGGGATAAAAGCAATATCCGCATAGGAGCACTTGTCGCCCACCAGGAACTCGCGTCCCTCGAGTGCCCGGTCCAGGACCCAGGAAACCCTCCGAATTTCCTTGACGTACCGGTCCTTGGCACTCTGCACGTCTTCGGAGTGGTACCGGTGGAACCAGATGGCCTGGCCAAAGTACGGGCCCTGACCGGACATTTGAAAGTGCAGCCACTGCTTGGCGTGGAAGTAGTCGGCCGTGCCGGGCTCGAAGCTGATTGACCTCTTCTCCTTGTCGTACGTCTCGACGAGATACTCGAGGATGGCGCCGGACTCCCACAGCGTGATGCCCGTGTTGCCGTCCTCGATGGCGGGTACGCGCCCGTTGATGTTGATCGCTTCAAAGGGCGGCTTCTTCATGTCGGGGAAGTCGATGTACTTTTCTTCGTAGGGGATCCCGAGCTCCTCGAGGACAAAATGGACTTTCCACGGGTTCGGGCCGTTCTTGGAGGTCCAGACCCTGATCGGTTTAAGCTTCTCAGATGCCATTTTGGTCTTGTTGGTGCGGCTTTTTGTGGAGAATTGTTGGAATTGTTGCTAAGCGGATTGGATTGAACGTTAAATGGATAGAGTCAACAGAACAATACTTGATGTTTACTGAAACTTCAAGTCTCAGTCGTTATGTCCGGTTAATCTGATTAGCTATCTTTAAATCGGTGGCGAGGGGGACTCTGGCAAGCTCTTTTATGAGTAGGAAACCCTGATAGTTGCGCTCAGCTTGCACCTAACTTGGAAACTGTTTCCGGTGCTACGATCTGCCTACCGCGGACCCCGCATACACTGAAACTTAAGACACGGACGGACAAATTGGCTCCGAGGAAGGACTGACATCTTTCAACTGTGTTTGGTAAGCTGAATGGCATTTTTGCTTACCAAGTATTTGAGAGTGGGTTTTGAAGATCTATGACAAATCGCAAGTTCGCCTTGGATCACGATCCCTGTACTGCAAGAGTCCTAGGCCGCCTTGTAAGATAAGAAAACACCAATTTTGTTTAGACATCAATCCAATCCTCAGTCTTCCAAGTGCGAACTGACTTGTTTTCATCCCGTCCACTTTTCAGTAGGATGACAAATGCCAGACTTCACAATCATTCAGTTATGACCGCGGGGTCAGTACACCGCTTACAAGGCCCGTGCGCCTCCTACTCAACTAATCTCGAAGACCATCGATGTCTTCAAGACCGAAACACCAAAAAATAGAGATACCCCGTACAGTACAAGCCACTGGGTGCCGCCGAGGACAGAATACTGACTTGTTTCTGCCAAAGAGGCTAGCTAGAGGGTAAGACGAGGACGAAGTGTTCGTGAGGTATAATACAAAATAGGTTCTAGATCTAAAGAAGAAAAGCCACCCCCCTTCGAACGTCATCAATATGTAACATTATTTCTGGCACGACTGCGTCGGCCCTTCATTACTGTTCATCCCGCCATCTCATACCGCCGGAAGTTTGTGGTATCTCCATTTTCCAACTCGCACCTTGGTGGTGTCTTGGGTGGAAGGTCTTGGCCTGGAGGCTGTGGCAGCCACGATGCGTTCTGCCCCATTCCCGGCGAGGGTACTGAAGGGGCCTTCGACTTCTTTCTCTTGAGAAACCATACTGCAGTTCCAATGATGAGGGCCACAACTGCGGCTCCGCCAACGGCAATCCCGGCGATAGCTCCGCGAGAGAGGCCCGGGGAGCTTGTGCTTGCCGACGAGTCATTCCCGCTACCCTCCCCACTGCCGCCGACGTCCCCACCGCCATTCACGGTCTTGTTGCCTTCGCTGGACTGGGAAGAACAGAAGTCGGTGACGTCGTTGTCACCGGAGTCTAGAGCCACGATGTCTTGGCTCCACGTGGGGTTTGCCTGCCAGAGCGAGAACTCGGAAGTGTCGTGGTTGACTTGAAGGTAGGCGGCGGAGAGGAACTGCCAGCCGAGCTGCGCCATATCGTTCTTGTTGACATCCTGCATGGAGTCGATGAGCATATCCTTCTCTGTTGCGTTGACAAGCATCTCTCCTGTTTGCTCATCGAGTAGTACGGGTGGTAGAACGAGGTTATCGCGGTCCACACGGATTTTTAAACCGGAAGAGAGTGTGATTGTTAGAGCACCGTCGTATCTATGGTCACGACTTCTGTCAGCATCATGAAGTGGACAGTTGACCTGAATAGCTTGGAGTGCTGTACACGACTTGGGGATTAGGGGGGACATACGGCTTTTGGTTGGGAAGGTATTTCATGTTCCAGTAGTGATACCCGAGGGAGCGAGTCATGTTTTCGATGGTATTGTCCGTATAGTCGAGAAAGTTATAGAAGTAAGGATCCAGAGGCATCCTCATCATCAGCGGAAGCGTTGGGTTGATGCAGGTGGAGATGGCGCTCGACTTTGACGGGAAAATGCTGACGTCTGTACCGTTATCGAAGTTCATAGTCAGATCCGTGACTGTCACCACGAGTTGTGACTTGCACTGAGCAATGTTGGGCGTCAGGGACTGGGTGTATCGCTTTCCGGACACTTTTGCTCGGTCGTAACCGCCGTATATAAGATGACCGTCCAGCTGAGAGGACATTCCAAAGCCGCGGCCCCAAAAGAGACTCCACGTTCGCGAGGCAATTTTGCCTGACTCTTTTAGAACCCTCAATATGGTAGAGTTTGATCCTAATCCGAGTCCCATCATGGCGTAATAGCCTTGAGTATCCCAATCGCTCATCGCTGTACCCATGGCCAGGTTATCGAGCGTAAGGTTGCTGTTAAGTTTCATCGTATCAACGACAGGGTTGACATCTGGCCATCCGTCATCTTCAGGGATTGCATCGTGTGATGTCGTTTTGCTTGTCTTTGATGCGAGTGGTTCATAAGAACCTCCTCGAAAGGAAGTACAGCCGTCCTTGGACCACTTGTCAGAGCCGCGAAGAGTACAAACACCGTTGGTGCCGTACAACAACGTGCCGTTTTGGCCACTGAGTTGAGAAAGTCGTTAGCAATGTACCACAGAATCAGCGAAGAAAACAGTATATGCTTAGGTTGAATACCTCTGTGGGATGAAAGCGAACTTCTGCTCGGGTTCCCCAATGGCTAGTTCTAAGCCTCTTGCTACCTGGCCGTTTGACAATGAAACATTGCCGAGTCGTATGGGAACAGGATATGGTGCACAAGCTGCCTGAACCAGTGTCGCGAGATATGCTGGCAGAATCAATAGAACGGCTAGCGAGCCATGAGCCGTCAGAGTTGAAGGCTCCATCGCCTACACGAGTCGCCGGTCGATAGTGGTAACAAGCAGAACAAAACTTAACCTCcttaaagctctataaatccAAGGTGGTGATGGTAAACAACAGGGAGAACAGATTCTCCGCTGACTTCGGAAGATGGCTGTGAATCCATCAAGTCTTTCGGAGACTCGAACTTGGTACAGGGGAGTGGCCAGGCTTTGCGCTGCAGCCTGCCGTTCTTTTATTACAGCCTACTTCTGAGGATCCTGGTTAAGGATTCGAATCCACAAGCCTATAGCCCTTGCGTGGCTTCCAAATAGGTGACACTACAGTCGCCCGGCCATGCTACACATACATGTATACTGCTTCGTTTTGCCTCAGTTATTACTGTTAAACCTCTTAATGACAGTTCCCGAGGTTTCGATCCCGAAGTAAGTGGTATATGATATATCAACGTGTCACAGTATACTTATGACGAGTATTGATAGTGGTGGTAATGATAGGGCAAAAGTCGGCGGATGTGCTGAGCAGAGACTGCTGCCATCCTTATGGCTTTCCAGTAGTTCAGTGAGTACGTACTTCTTCAGCAAAAAAACGAAAAACCATCGCCAGACTTTTTGCCATATCCGCCTGATAATCCTAGTCAGAGACAACGAGGTGCTACCAACAGCAACTCGAACTGATCTGCCATTGGCCTGCGCCGCCCAAGAGCTGGGTACTGACACTCTCTCATCACATCCTCTCATACAGATCCTGGTAAGATTTGGCGGGATGCTCCTCTGTACCAACAGCACCTCAAAGCTAATAAACCATTGGTCTGTGCCTCAAAATAAATGGGTCTATTGGACGTTGGCAAAATGGCATATGACCCAGGCGATTCGGACCCGACAAAGCCCGACGAGTCACCGCAACATATCTCCTTGGACGAGAATCTTGACTTCTGGCAAGAATACCGGATCATACTGATTCGAAAATGGGAAAGTTTTCTGGGAAAAGCGCAACGTTAGGAGTCGGATGGTTGGCTAGTTGGTTTGTCCGGTGATACAACGGAAGCGCCCCACTTTCGCCGTTGGATGGGCCGACGACCACCCGTATCAGAGTATTGTGATGGGACAGTTTGCTGCCAAAAGAGGCCAGCCATGTGCCAACTTACCTTCTGAGGGAGGTAAAGCGGTCCAACACAACTCATATTCAAATCCGGAATCCATCCTGCCTAAGCCTTGTAAGACCTCATGGCCCCCTGCAGGAGACCGGGGTCGGGTACCTTCTCCGTCCAACAGAAAGTTATCAGCGGCTAAGTGCATGGGGGAAACTGCTGGGAGATGCACGTGTGTGGAGAGAAAACAAATTATTCTCACTGTCTTCCAACAGCTGGTAGGCCGCGCGGATAGAGCGCACCTTTCTCGTCGTCCGCCCACCCCTGAGCCTTTGTTGGTCAGGCATGCAGCATGTTGGTGGTTATTCCGAACGAGGCTCAGCCTTGTTCGTTTGCCTGCTGTGTTTGTCTTCCGAGAAGGGAGCAAGTTTATCAACCATTCTCTCCTCCCCACCGGCGGGACTCACGTCACGTTTTGCCTTTTCCCGACCTCCTTTTGATTTATCATGCCCGGTATCAAGTATCAACCGAACAACTTTCGGCGCTCGGCTTCCTATGGGTTCTCCGTATGTCTGCTCACTATGCGTTCACGTCTACTACCGAAGAGCAAGCGGGCCGGGGCGGCGGCGCTGCTTACAATGATTCTTCTTCACCTTCTTGTATCGTCGTCTCAGTCTACACAAACCGGCGAGAGGCTGTCGTTTCTCCACAACCCATTCCATCCCACACCACGGCCGCCTAAGCAAGAGGTTCTGATTTCTCTACCGGAACTCGTGACTTTGAGCAAGCCGGACCTGCCCGAGTCGGAATTCTGCGCCAAACGCTTCGGTCCTCGATATCTGAACGAACTCCGCGATCAAAGGATTCAATACTGTTCGGCAGAGTCAAGCGCAAACCTGACATGTTTCCACAGTCATACACAATCCAACGACAACCGCGACTCGTTTTGTATCGGCCAGGGCGCCGTACTAGACCGCGAAAGCGGTAAATTCCATGTGGACTGCGATGTGCGACAACCTACCGGCAACGAAACAGCAAATGGCATCATTTCCTTCTCAAATATCAGAAACTACTGGTACGACACCGGTCCGGGCTTCCTATTTCAGAACTTCGTCAAGGTTCAAGCTGGGGCATCGCCATCCTCAGTCACGCAAGCGCCAACCCATCATGGTAGCCGCCCGTTCACAATCCTCGTGAAGAGGGAAGGCCACTCCAACATCTGGCACTCTCTCATGGAGATATGGTCGATGGTTATGTCCCTCGACGTCTTGCGTCTCAGTCACGACGGGAACGATCTTAACAAACCTTTCTTTACCATCCCTGGGGATGTCCCACGAACCCAAGTAGTCTTCCTGGACAACCAAGAAGAAGGACCTCTATATCCATTATGGGGAATGTTTGCAGGTCGTGAGCCACTTCGCCTCAGCAAGGTCTTGGAAGACCCAGTGCAAGCCCAGGCCCTCGCCGAGACGCCTCAGAACCTCATCATTCCGCTCGCCGGAGGGAGCAACCCTCTGTGGCAGAACGATTGGGAAGATAGAGACTGCAAGGACGCGCCGCTACTGAAGGTCTTTACACGACGAGTGATGCAGCAATTTGGCGTCGAATTCGAGACGGGGCGGCGACAAGGCAAACCACTCAACATCACACTCATCGATCGACGGGGCTCCCGCAAGCTCCTGGACCAGGAAGTCTTACTAGACGCAGCTCGAAAAGCGTTCCCCGACGCCAACTTTCAGGCAATCGACCTAGGAGCGGTGACCTTCCCCGAACAGCTTCGAATCGTACAGTCCACCGATATCCTGGTAGGCGTCCACGGCGCGGGACTGACGCACACAATGTTTCTCCGGGAGAACGGCGCCGCGGTCGTTGAGATTCAACCGTCGAGCATGTCCCACAAGGGATTCAGGAATGTGGCGCAGATGTTGGGCCATAAGTACTTTAGCACCCACGCCGAGATGGTGGGACATGAGGAGGATGATAAGGGCAGGAAGAGAGGTCTCGTCCGACGAGACCGATGGCACTGGGCCGATATTCGGATCGAGGAGGGTGCCTTCCTTGAGTTAATTGGACAAGCTGTGGAGGCCATGAGAGAATAGTGTATTGATACCCGTAGAAAGAATTGCATTTACTAGACTTTTCAGAATGCCATCCAAATCGTTGATCGAGGCGTTGCTGGATTTGCAAACTGTGATACGTGGCCTGGGTTCGCCTCAGTTCACACTCAAACATATGAGGTAGAGCAATTTCAAAGAAAGGTTGTTTCTCAACTCATCTTCATTGAAATAGAGGATCGTTGCCTCGCGGTCACCTCCCACTGCGGAATGGCAAGGACTGATTTGTAGCTTGAGCTTCGACAAGATCTTCCCAATCTAATGTCATGGGAGGAACTCATTGGCGTTTCCGAGAGACTATCTCTGGTTGTGGATTTGGGAATCCGAAGAGCTGCAACCCTTTTCGCATACAAGTTTTGCAAAAACGGTGCCCGACGAGGACGGCCGTCGACCGATCCATGATTTCGGTCAGACAATATTTGGCATGGGAAAGAGTTTTGATCACAACAGTAAAAATCAGACAAAACGTTTTACGAAAGAGCCGTGGAAATCGCACTCTGAGCGACATTAAGGTGCTGTCGGATGATCAGACGTGGTGTTGAAGTTGGCTTCCCCGCACTCCATTGGTCGCAGCCGCCGTTGACAGAGTCTTTTCATTTTCATGGTGGGGGTTGCCGCCATAGTCAATTCCCCCACTATCCAACCCCTCCAGGCCAAATTTCATCGTCCGCATCACGCCCGACACCACTCCGCAGCTACCTCAAGATGGGCAAGAACGACAAGAAGCCGGCCGACAAGAAGGACGGGGGCAAGTCTGCTGGAGGGAAGAAGGGTGCCAAGGGTGAGAGCGACGACAAGGGCGGCAAGGCGGCCAAGGGCGCGCAGTCCATCAATGTCCGGCACATCTTGGTGAGCATCGTCTTCCCTAGCTGTGGGATTTTCTTGGGAATTTTTAATCTGACCACTGATGCCAGTGCGAGAAGCATGCCAAGAAAGAGGAGGCTTTGGCTAAGCTGAGAGACGGAACCAAGTTTGATGAGGTGGCGAGAGAGTTCTCCGAAGACAAGGCAAGACAAGGTGAGTGATGCCCATCATGAGCAGCTTCATCGAGGGTGAGGACCCATGCTGATTGGTTCACAGGTGGTGCTCTGGGCTGGAAGACAAAGGGTAGCCTGGACCCAAAGTTCGAGGACGTTGCGTTTGCTCTGAGCGCCAGTACAACGGCGAGCCCCGTCTACGGGGAGGCCAAGACGGAATTTGGATACCACATCATCATGGTAGGACTCAATTACACCAAAGCTCAAGCCATCTATGTACTGACTCGCGCACGCAGGTTGAAGGCAGGAAATAGGCAGACCCCGCTACGTTCTCATCAGTCGCCTCACAATATCAATATTGCACACGTTTTGTTTGGTTCAAGAGTGCCCAATGCCGTTTCTCTTTATTTGTCCTTGATGCATGTTGACCTGACCTCCAGAGGGAGTCCTCCATTTTTTGTTTCGAGATGCCAGCTGAAGAAGCTAGAGTACAACCGAAAGATCGTTCATAGCGACGGTTCCAGATTTCCCCGCCACCCCTCTAAAAATCCTTCTCCCCATAGTGACGCCCAAATTCAAATCATGAAGTCATACCCAAATTTACTGCTCAGTCTGGAAGTAGTTGAGGAGGATGGAGCGCTCCTGGGACTCTTCACCCCAGTCCTTGACGACGACGCAAGAGCAGTTGACGACCTTGCGGGCGTTACCCTCACGGTCCAACACGCCTATCGATCTGTATTAGCTAATTGTTCATCTCTCGATACAGATGTATGGCAACATATGCCGTAGGTGTACTCACAGAGACCAGCCCACTCGCCGAGCTGCTTTCCGTCGGGCACCTTGATCAGGGGGATCTTGTGCTCGGAGCAGAGAGCGATGACAAGCTTCTTGTAGGCCTCCTCCTCGCAAGCCTCGTTGAGGACGCACATGTGGGCCTGGCGGCGGTCGAGGGCCTTGGAAGCCTCACGGAGACCGCGGGCAAGACCGTCATGCATGAGGGCGAGCTTCAGGACACCCTTGAGGGCGTCAAGAACGGACATCTGGCCCTTGGAGCCGGCATCGGCGGAAACCTCGACCTCCTCGGCCACCTCGGGGGCGTTGTTCTCTTCTACGTCCGACTGTACGAGATGCGCAAGGGCATTGGTTAGCCAAAGTGTTTTCCTCCGGGGTTCAAGTCGAcatcatcgtcgtcctcCTTCCCACGAAGTGGGATGAGCCGAATTGGCCTGCGCGCACGCGACAACTTCCAAGCACCCGGATAATCCCAATTGAAGGTATTCGCGAGCAGCCGGGAGGCGTCCGTCATTCGAGGGGGGCCACATTGGGGAGGGGTTCTCGGTGCGAACTCACCATCTTGAAAGTTGTTGGTCAAGTTCCTGTCGGTTCGATCCTCGAAGAGTTATGTTGTGTTGTGATGTGGGTAGTGTATGAATAAAGTGAACTTTTGGCGTGATGCGAGGGCACAAGCAGAAAATGCGCTGAAAGATCATTCGTGGAAGGGTCACTTCGCCCGTGCCCTTTCGAGGGTTAGAAATTGTGGGTGGTCCGTGCACCCACAAGCGACCAATTTTTTTCGTGGCAGTGTGGGGATTTCTCCCACAGCCTTTTGGACTTTTCTGCGCCCCGTCTTCCCTCACGATCTTCTCACCGACAAACTTGCCAATCAACCCCTTCAGCGGCACCGTTCAATTCACGAGGTAAGTTGAAACAAGGCACAAACCACCTTGTTCGCGCCCACGATGGCGACTTGATCCAACAGGAACTTCTTGCCTTTTCCTTGATGCCGGAGGAGAGCAATCAGACGAGTCGTGCGATTTACGAGATACCAATTTTATTTCGACCTCCATCTTCGCCTTGACGGACGATGCGGTAGCCCCTTTGGTTGGCGGCTACCCGACGCCGAACGACCATGACATCTGATACGCTCTCCTCTTCAGCAACGAGCTGGCAGAACCCTCCTGTCGGACGATTGTCGCCTGGGAGGGCACTCTCCACGCTCAACAGGCCATTGGAAGGCTAACATGCAATTTTCTTCGCTGGCAGATACCTCATTTCCCGAGACTTGAGAATCTCCGCATACACCAACCGCCAAGATGGTCCGCACTTCCGTTCTCCACGATGCTCTCAAGAGCATGAACAACGCCGAGAAGGCCGGCAAGCGCCAGGTGCTCATCCGCCCCAGCTCCAAGGTCATCGTCAAGTTCCTCCAGGTCATGCAGCGCCACGGTATGTCAGCACAACACACTCTTCTTTCTACTtcttctttctcttcttcaaCTCGGAGGACATtttggatggatggatgtaCATTCGGCATGATAACTAGGGCGACCGTCTTTTCTTCCCACGACTCAGCCCCTATAAGATGCCGATAGATAAATAGCGGAGGTCTTACAACTTTTTCGGATTTTTTTCTCCTGATGTCTAAGCTTTAAACCACCGCGACAACATCGCTAAACAGCAACAATACAGGTTACATCTCTAGCTTCGAGGAGGTCGATGACCACCGCTCCGGCAAGATCGTTGTCCAGCTTAA from Colletotrichum lupini chromosome 2, complete sequence carries:
- a CDS encoding glutathione S-transferase II; its protein translation is MKKPPFEAININGRVPAIEDGNTGITLWESGAILEYLVETYDKEKRSISFEPGTADYFHAKQWLHFQMSGQGPYFGQAIWFHRYHSEDVQSAKDRYVKEIRRVSWVLDRALEGREFLVGDKCSYADIAFIPWFNVAFYPWYNMKVPGAFADQIDFAKEFPNTAAWMDRLRARPVIAETLKKRAATL
- a CDS encoding DUF563 domain-containing protein, which encodes MPGIKYQPNNFRRSASYGFSVCLLTMRSRLLPKSKRAGAAALLTMILLHLLVSSSQSTQTGERLSFLHNPFHPTPRPPKQEVLISLPELVTLSKPDLPESEFCAKRFGPRYLNELRDQRIQYCSAESSANLTCFHSHTQSNDNRDSFCIGQGAVLDRESGKFHVDCDVRQPTGNETANGIISFSNIRNYWYDTGPGFLFQNFVKVQAGASPSSVTQAPTHHGSRPFTILVKREGHSNIWHSLMEIWSMVMSLDVLRLSHDGNDLNKPFFTIPGDVPRTQVVFLDNQEEGPLYPLWGMFAGREPLRLSKVLEDPVQAQALAETPQNLIIPLAGGSNPLWQNDWEDRDCKDAPLLKVFTRRVMQQFGVEFETGRRQGKPLNITLIDRRGSRKLLDQEVLLDAARKAFPDANFQAIDLGAVTFPEQLRIVQSTDILVGVHGAGLTHTMFLRENGAAVVEIQPSSMSHKGFRNVAQMLGHKYFSTHAEMVGHEEDDKGRKRGLVRRDRWHWADIRIEEGAFLELIGQAVEAMRE
- a CDS encoding peptidyl-prolyl cis-trans isomerase PIN4, translated to MGKNDKKPADKKDGGKSAGGKKGAKGESDDKGGKAAKGAQSINVRHILCEKHAKKEEALAKLRDGTKFDEVAREFSEDKARQGGALGWKTKGSLDPKFEDVAFALSASTTASPVYGEAKTEFGYHIIMVEGRK
- a CDS encoding 40S ribosomal protein S12, whose amino-acid sequence is MSDVEENNAPEVAEEVEVSADAGSKGQMSVLDALKGVLKLALMHDGLARGLREASKALDRRQAHMCVLNEACEEEAYKKLVIALCSEHKIPLIKVPDGKQLGEWAGLCVLDREGNARKVVNCSCVVVKDWGEESQERSILLNYFQTEQ
- a CDS encoding 40S ribosomal protein S22 — its product is MVRTSVLHDALKSMNNAEKAGKRQVLIRPSSKVIVKFLQVMQRHGYISSFEEVDDHRSGKIVVQLNGRLNKCGVISPRYNVRLSDLEKWVVKLLPARQFGYVILTTSAGIMDHEEARRKHVAGKVIGFFY